A genomic window from Bacteroidales bacterium includes:
- the pth gene encoding aminoacyl-tRNA hydrolase, with protein sequence MKYLIAGLGNIGPEYSETRHNIGFMVLDACAKKLEIAFESKRYADKTEFRFKGRTYILIKPSTYMNLSGKAIAYWLQKENIPDENLLVITDDIALPLGTLRMRKKGGAGGHNGLQDIIDHLGHENFARLRVGAGNEFPVGHQIKYVLSKWTDEEKKILEEKFDKAIEAIKNFGTIGIDLTMNSCNKK encoded by the coding sequence GTGAAGTACCTGATAGCTGGTTTAGGCAACATTGGCCCTGAATATTCCGAAACACGACACAACATAGGTTTTATGGTGCTTGATGCTTGTGCAAAAAAATTAGAAATTGCATTTGAATCGAAACGCTATGCCGATAAAACCGAATTCCGTTTTAAAGGAAGGACATATATTTTAATAAAACCTTCCACATATATGAATTTAAGCGGAAAAGCTATTGCTTACTGGCTACAGAAAGAAAATATTCCCGACGAAAATCTTTTGGTAATCACTGATGATATTGCTTTACCCTTAGGAACATTGCGTATGCGCAAAAAAGGCGGAGCCGGCGGACATAACGGGCTACAGGATATCATCGACCATTTAGGTCATGAAAACTTTGCACGACTTAGAGTTGGTGCAGGTAATGAGTTTCCGGTAGGACACCAGATAAAATATGTATTAAGTAAATGGACTGATGAAGAGAAAAAAATACTTGAAGAAAAATTTGATAAAGCCATTGAAGCCATTAAAAACTTTGGTACTATCGGCATTGACCTTACAATGAATTCGTGCAATAAAAAATAA